In Hermetia illucens chromosome 1, iHerIll2.2.curated.20191125, whole genome shotgun sequence, one genomic interval encodes:
- the LOC119646568 gene encoding probable cytochrome P450 308a1 codes for MLELVVIALSLLVVYFYWSANYWARKGVKAPAPLPIVGNMLDYVRARKHYGQVYQDIYNSFPNAAYVGIYRLFNEPAILVRDSEVLKDVFIKDFQSFRDNYFLFDKKMDPLLDINPFVAVGDDWKTLRSQMGSLFTSSKIKTMFPIIYDTGRKLENYIEKERKTSLEVKSLCAKYTIEIMASASFGLEAETFTNPNSHFTKHCETVFTSHAWSYIHNMGANFWLSVSKIFNVPFVPKNMQEWLLSVIKDAIENRKLETEARNDFLEIIRNSKDSSGKPISMNTVYGHCTSLLLEGFETSSTTMANCLYELAENLDVQKKLQAEVDAIYDKYEDKITYEAVAEMAYLDKVMHETLRMHPPMLATIKKCTETTTFPPQYPSSKPITVPEGSIIVIPILAIHYDPEIYPQPNAFNPDNFSEEAQAARNKCSFLAFGEGPRICVGQRLGLTQSKAGIAAILRKFNVRISPKTQVPLQLLPDTFLSNARGGIWIDFEPRNNKAA; via the exons ATGTTAGAACTGGTAGTTATTGCGCTGTCGCTATTGGTAGTTTACTTCTACTGGAGTGCTAATTATTGGGCAAGAAAGGGAGTGAAGGCACCCGCGCCACTGCCGATCGTGGGAAATATGTTGGATTATGTGCGAGCGCGGAAACACTATGGACAAGTTTACCAGGATATTTACAA TTCATTTCCCAATGCTGCTTACGTTGGAATTTATCGACTATTCAACGAGCCCGCGATCCTAGTCCGTGATTCAGAAGTACTGAAAGATGTTTTCATCAAAGATTTTCAGTCCTTCAGAGATAATTATTTCCTCTTCGACAAAAAAATGGATCCATTGTTGGATATAAACCCATTTGTAGCTGTTGGAGACGATTGGAAAACTTTAAGATCACAAATGGGATCTTTGTTCACGTCTAGTAAA ATCAAAACTATGTTTCCTATCATTTACGATACTGGTCGCAAGTTAGAAAATTACATTGAGAAAGAAAGGAAAACCTCGCTGGAAGTTAAAAGT CTATGTGCCAAATACACAATAGAGATAATGGCATCAGCAAGTTTTGGCCTGGAAGCTGAGACCTTCACAAATCCTAATTCACATTTCACGAAACattgcgaaacagtttttacgTCACATGCTTGGAGTTACATTCATAACATGGGGGCGAATTTTTGGCTATCTGTATCGAAGATTTTCAATGTTCC ATTCGTACCTAAGAACATGCAGGAATGGCTACTATCCGTCATCAAAGATGCTATCGAGAATCGAAAATTAGAAACAGAAGCCAGAAAtgatttcttggaaataatccgTAACTCGAAGGACAGTTCTGGCAAACCCATTAGTATGAATACAGTTTATGGACACTGCACATCTTTACTTTTGGAAGGTTTTGAAACATCCAGTACAACAATGGCAAATTGTTTATATGAA CTAGCGGAGAATCTGGATGTCCAGAAAAAACTTCAAGCCGAAGTTGATGCAATATATGACAAATATGAAGATAAAATCACCTACGAGGCAGTTGCAGAGATGGCTTACTTGGATAAAGTTATGCATG AAACACTTCGAATGCATCCACCCATGCTAGCAACTATCAAAAAGTGCACCGAAACCACAACGTTCCCACCTCAATATCCTAGCTCAAAGCCAATTACTGTACCGGAAGGATCGATAATTGTGATTCCAATTCTAGCGATACACTA TGATCCTGAAATCTACCCCCAACCCAACGCTTTCAATCCGGACAATTTCAGTGAGGAAGCGCAAGCAGCGCGCAATAAATGCTCGTTTTTGGCTTTCGGCGAAGGACCTAGGATTTGTGTAGGTCAGCGACTTGGGTTGACCCAAAGTAAAGCAGGAATTGCAGCTATACTCAGAAAGTTCAACGTTCGAATATCTCCAAAAACTCAAGTTCCTCTTCAGCTATTGCCAGACACGTTCTTGAGTAACGCTAGGGGTGGAATTTGGATTGATTTCGAGCCAAGAAATAATAAAGCGGCTTAA